The Cydia splendana chromosome Z, ilCydSple1.2, whole genome shotgun sequence genome window below encodes:
- the LOC134804412 gene encoding beta-galactoside alpha-2,6-sialyltransferase 2, whose product MKVITLIVVLIISLIVIIGYVNIHIINFWTSSNHTPVNISSLSNRGVQIVSTTALNVPSNKLNADKKRRSAVAPYKRNNIAKDTGQNRSTAPTNVIRKIEGSPRFPNIHDVVLELDSTKYFCNDSESAECATLTSILGESIQKELTRVLTYDSNVFRSGVAKLNTYHVQFNGSYGQLRSRDELVCALGGVRVRTVTGQETPLAQHGLAAPPDPLQRGRRYSKCAVVSSAGALLGSRLGRFIDSHDMVVRFNNAPTENYTEDVGSKTTFRIVNSQVVAKTEYNFLEDPLYCNISILIWDPANYSSNLDDWYRSPDYPLFLVYKRFLELNPDADVHILNPQVLWEIWTLLQRSAPSRIRKNPPSSGFIGIWFALHRCANVRVFEYVPSSRATTRCHYYSAHKDRHCTLGSWHPLAQEKILANLMRNNSDFDTYQRGFINIPGVESFDCPD is encoded by the exons ATGAAAGTGATAACCTTGATCGTAGTTCTTATAATTTCATTAATTGTTATAATAGGTTACGTAAATATACACATTATCAACTTCTGGACATCCTCTAACCACACGCCTGTAAATATATCATCTTTGTCGAACCGAGGTGTTCAGATAGTTTCAACAACAGCCCTGAACGTACCGAGTAACAAGCTAAACGCCGATAAAAAACGCCGATCAGCTGTCGCACCTTATAAAAGAAACAACATTGCAAAGGATACCGGCCAAAACAGATCAACTGCTCCGACCAACGTGATCAGGAAGATAGAAGGCAGCCCTAGATTTCCAAACATTCATGATGTTGTATTAGAACTAGATAGCACCAAGTACTTTTGCAACGATTCGGAATCTGCGGAATGTGCCACTCTCACATCTATATTGGGGGAATCGATTCAGAAGGAGTTGACCAGAGTTTTGACCTATGACAGCAATGTATTCCGCTCTGGTGTAGCGAAGCTGAACACTTACCATGTGCAATTTAATGGCTCATATGGGCAGCTGCGGTCGCGAGATGAGCTGGTGTGCGCTCTGGGCGGGGTGCGCGTGCGCACGGTGACGGGGCAGGAGACGCCGCTGGCGCAGCACGGGCTGGCGGCGCCGCCCGACCCGCTACAGCGCGGTCGCCGCTACTCGAAGTGCGCCGTGGTGTCCAGCGCTGGTGCACTACTTGGCTCTCGCCTCGGACGCTTCATTG ACTCGCACGATATGGTCGTACGTTTCAACAACGCACCTACTGAAAACTACACTGAAGATGTCGGTTCCAAAACAACTTTTCGTATCGTTAACTCACAA GTTGTGGCCAAGACTGAATACAACTTTCTCGAGGATCCGCTGTATTGTAACATCTCGATCTTAATATGGGATCCTGCCAATTACTCTTCGAACCTGGATGACTGGTACCGGTCACCTGACTACCCCCTGTTTCTAGTATATAagag GTTTTTGGAGTTAAATCCAGATGCTGATGTCCACATATTGAATCCACAAGTACTATGGGAGATATGGACTTTGTTACAACGTTCCGCACCCAGCCGAATTCGAAAAAATCCTCCATCGTCTGGCTTCATAG GAATATGGTTCGCACTGCACCGCTGTGCGAACGTTCGTGTGTTCGAGTACGTGCCTAGCTCGCGCGCCACAACACGCTGCCACTACTACTCGGCGCACAAAGACCGCCATTGCACTCTAGGCTCTTGGCACCCGTTAGCTCAAGAGAAAATTCTTGCTAATCTGATGCGTAATAACTCGGATTTCGATACCTATCAACGAGGATTTATTAATATTCCGGGAGTAGAGTCTTTTGACTGCCCGGATTGA